The Stenotrophomonas sp. NA06056 genome segment AACAGCGCCGAGGAGTACATCAGGTCCGGCGACAGAAACAGCGCGAAGAAGTCGTTGCCGAGGTCGTAGTGGGCGGCGATGTTGCGGCGGCTGCCCTCGCGGCTGTTGCGGCGCAGCCGGTTCCAGCCGCGCAGCAGCCAGCCGCCGATCCGCGCCGGGCCGCGCTCCATGCCGTCAAGCAGGTCGCGGTTGCGCACCAGCAGCTGCACCAGCGCGACCAGATCATCGCAGCGCCAATCACCGTTGATATAGCTCTCGCCGGCGCCAACGCTGCCGTTCGCGGCCACCTTGCGGTAGAACGCCGGGTCATCGATGGTTACGGTGACCTGAAGGTCGCTGCCTGCGTTGCCCAGCTGCACCTCGCCAAACGCATCGCGCACGCTCAGGCGGCCATTGTGCAGTGGCGCAAGCTGGGCCAGCAGACGCCGGCGCAGGAACGCATCCAGCGTGCCGGGCAGGGGAAGAGCGGCCGAGGGGGTCATTTCGTTCATCGTGGTTTCTCGGCAAGGGAAGGATGGTCGTGCACGGGGTTGCGCTTGAGCCAGAGGCGCAGTGCCTGCCAGTGGATGGCGGTGACCACCTGCGCGCTCATCAAGGGGTAGCAGGCCAGCACGCGGGCAAGCCCACGGCCATCGATGGGCCGCCGCTGCATGCTCTGGGTCGCATCGAACTGTCGTTGGCCGTCGCGCCAGACCTGCATGTGCACGCGCAGGTCGTCCGCGGGCGCGGTGAAGCGCCAGTCATACGCGCAATCCATCGGCATGAAGGGTGAAACGTGGAAGGCCTTGTCGAACTGCCAGCGTAGGGCGCGACCCTGCTGCACCGCGGTTGCGACCGGCAGCACATAGGCGTGCCGCTCCTTCCAGGGGGTATTGGTGATCTCGGCGACGATGCAGTCCAGGGTTTCCCCGTCAGCCTGGTAGCAGTAGTAGAAGCTGACCGGGTTGAACACGTGGCCGCCGAAACGCAGGTGGGTCAGCAGGCGCACCGGACCGTCGGGGCGTCGCCCGAGCACCGTGGCTGCGTGATCGCGCACTGCGTCGGACAGGGAAGTCGTCGGGTCGCCGAAGTAGTCGCTGCGGCGGAACTCTGCCACATTGCGGCGCCCGACCGACCACAGCCAGCGGCCGGCAAAGACCTGGTCCAGTTCGTCCAGGTCCAGCAGCAGCTGCGCGATCGGGTAGCGGAACGCATGCGCATGCGGATGGTAACGGCGATGCTCGACGTGCCCGAAGTAGATGGCGCTGGCGCTCACGCGGGCACCTCCGCTTGCTGCGCGCTGTGGCTGCGGAATGAGCGTGCCTGCAGCGCGTCGACCAGGCGGCGGGCACTGCGGATGCCGTCCTCGTGGAAACCCCAGCCCCAGTAGGCACCCGCGAACCAGGTGTGGCGATGTCCCTGCACCTCGGCCCAACGCTGCTGTGCCTGTACCGCAATGTGGTCATGCACGGGGTGCGCGTACTGCAGGCGACGCAGCACCTTGGCCGGATCGATGGCCTCGCTGCGGTTGAGGGTCACCACCAACGGCGTGTCGCCGGGCAGCCCCTGGAGCAGGTTCATGCAGTAGCTGACCGTGCAAGGTGCGGAAGGATCGCGCGGCACATGAGCATTCCAGGCCGCCCACGCCTTGCGGTTGGCCGGCAGCAGCGAGGCGTCGGTGTGCAGCACGGCCTGGTTGGGCTGGTAGCGGATCGCACCAAGCACCGCGTGCTCCACCGGATCCGCGTCAGGCAGCAGGGCCAGGGCCTGGTCGCTGTGGCAGGCCAGGATCACCTCATCGAAGCCTTCGATGCCGTTCGCCGTGTGCACGCGCGCCCCCCAGGGCATGCGCTCGACCGCGTGCACAGGACACTCCAGCCGTTCGTGCACCCGCCATCGCGCACGCAGCGCCTCAACATAGCGCGCCGAACCGCCCTTGACCACGCGCCAGGGCGCGCGTCCGGTCATCTGCAGCATCTGGTGATTGGCCATGAACTGCACCAGGTAACGCGCCGGGAAGTCCAGCACCTGTGCCGTCGGCGACGACCACAATGCCGAGGCCATCGGCAGCAGATGCTCCTGCACGAACGCCTCACCATAGCTCTGGCTGTGCAGATACTGGCCCAGCGTCGGACCGTCCACCTCGCCGAGCAGCAGGGGGGCATCGCGATAGAAGCGACGCAGGTCTGACAGCATGCCCCAGAAGCGCGGGGACACCAGGTTTCTTCGCTGGCAGAACAGGCCATCCAGCGAGGTGGCGTTGTACTCCACGCCACTGCGCTCGCTGTGCATCGAGAAACTCATCGTGGTGGGCTGCGAGGCCACCCCGAGTTCATCGAACAGGGCAGACAACAGCGGGTAGTGCAGGGCGTTGAAGACGATGAAGCCGGTATCGACCGCCAGCCTGCGACCGTCCACGGTTACGTCGTGGGTGTGGGTGTGGCCGCCCAGGTAATCGTTCGCCTCGAACAAGGTGACGTCATGCTCGCCGTCCAGCCACCAGGCGCTGGACAGGCCGGCGATGCCGGAGCCGATGATCGCGATGCGCATGTCAGTGCCTCGCCTTGGCCAGCACCCAGGCCGGGATCGGCTTGAGGCCCTTCACCAGGCCCAGCGCAGCCATCATCCGCAGGCCATACCAGCTGATGTCGATCTCCCACCAGCGGAAGCCCTGGCGCGCGGTGCCGGGGAAGAAGTGGTGGTTGTTGTGCCAGCCCTCACCGAAGGTCAGCAGGGCCAGCCACAGGTTGTTGCGGCTGTCATCGCGGGTCTCGAAGCGGCGCCGGCCGAAGCGGTGCGCCAGCGAGTTGATGGTGACCGTGGCATGGAACAGCACGACGGTGGAGATGAAGAAGCCCCAGACCAGCAGCTGCGGGCCGGAGGTGTGCAACGATGGGGCCACGCGCTCGAGCAGGGCGCCAAGACTATACAGCGCAGCGGCCAGCAACACGGGCACCACGGTGTCGAAGCGGTCCAGCCAGCGCAGCTCGGGGAACTTGGCCAGATCGGGAATGCGCTGCAGGTCGGTGGCAAAGGCGCCGCGGGTGAGGAACCATCCCATGTGGCTGCGCCAGAATCCGCGCTGGCGAGGGGAGTGCGGGTCCTGCGGTTGATCGGCGTGGCGGTGATGATGGCGATGGTGTGCTGCCCACCACAACGGACCGCGCTGCACGCTGGCGGCACCGATGACCGCGAACACGAACTGCACGGTGCGCGATGCCTCGAACGTACGGTGCGAGAAGTAGCGGTGATAGAACGCGGTGATGGCGAACATCCTGATCGCGTACAGGAACACTGCGACGGCGACCGCCGTCCACGACACGCCTACCCAGATCACCGCGAGGCAGGCCACGTGCAGCAGCGCGAAGGGCAGGGCGCGCAACCAGTCGATGCGCTCACCCTGGCCACCTTCGGCCACCGCTTCGCTTCCGGCATCGGTATCGAACCAGCGCTGGAAGGTGCGCAACAGGCGCGAACGTCTGCGGAGTGGAGGCGCTGCGGATGCCATGGACGGAGGCCCGAGGGAGTCGATTGCCTACCTCTACGTGTTGTGGTGCCGGTTGGATGCAGACGATTGCATTCGACTGCGTTTTCACTTGGTCGTAACAACGCAGCTCGATACCAGCGGTCGCTGCAGTTCATCGCGCCAGCGTTGCTCCGGCTGCTCGCTGGCGGCGGCGGCAAAGCGCACGGTCACCTGCGGATAGTCGCCACGCGTATCGCGCAGGTTGCTGGTGCCACGGAATTCCAGCAGGCGGCGATCGGCATCGGCGTACACCAGCGACAGACGCGGGGCCACCGCGCCGAACCAGGTGTCAAGGCGGACGTCCACCGCGTGGGCGGCAAGCCCCTGCCAGAGCACGGGGCCCCGGTACTGCACCTGCACGGGGTA includes the following:
- a CDS encoding FAD-dependent oxidoreductase, which encodes MRIAIIGSGIAGLSSAWWLDGEHDVTLFEANDYLGGHTHTHDVTVDGRRLAVDTGFIVFNALHYPLLSALFDELGVASQPTTMSFSMHSERSGVEYNATSLDGLFCQRRNLVSPRFWGMLSDLRRFYRDAPLLLGEVDGPTLGQYLHSQSYGEAFVQEHLLPMASALWSSPTAQVLDFPARYLVQFMANHQMLQMTGRAPWRVVKGGSARYVEALRARWRVHERLECPVHAVERMPWGARVHTANGIEGFDEVILACHSDQALALLPDADPVEHAVLGAIRYQPNQAVLHTDASLLPANRKAWAAWNAHVPRDPSAPCTVSYCMNLLQGLPGDTPLVVTLNRSEAIDPAKVLRRLQYAHPVHDHIAVQAQQRWAEVQGHRHTWFAGAYWGWGFHEDGIRSARRLVDALQARSFRSHSAQQAEVPA
- a CDS encoding acyl-CoA desaturase, whose amino-acid sequence is MASAAPPLRRRSRLLRTFQRWFDTDAGSEAVAEGGQGERIDWLRALPFALLHVACLAVIWVGVSWTAVAVAVFLYAIRMFAITAFYHRYFSHRTFEASRTVQFVFAVIGAASVQRGPLWWAAHHRHHHRHADQPQDPHSPRQRGFWRSHMGWFLTRGAFATDLQRIPDLAKFPELRWLDRFDTVVPVLLAAALYSLGALLERVAPSLHTSGPQLLVWGFFISTVVLFHATVTINSLAHRFGRRRFETRDDSRNNLWLALLTFGEGWHNNHHFFPGTARQGFRWWEIDISWYGLRMMAALGLVKGLKPIPAWVLAKARH
- a CDS encoding DUF1365 domain-containing protein, with translation MSASAIYFGHVEHRRYHPHAHAFRYPIAQLLLDLDELDQVFAGRWLWSVGRRNVAEFRRSDYFGDPTTSLSDAVRDHAATVLGRRPDGPVRLLTHLRFGGHVFNPVSFYYCYQADGETLDCIVAEITNTPWKERHAYVLPVATAVQQGRALRWQFDKAFHVSPFMPMDCAYDWRFTAPADDLRVHMQVWRDGQRQFDATQSMQRRPIDGRGLARVLACYPLMSAQVVTAIHWQALRLWLKRNPVHDHPSLAEKPR